From Zhongshania aliphaticivorans, one genomic window encodes:
- a CDS encoding acyl-CoA dehydrogenase family protein — MSDLDDFRASVKAWLQDNCPVSQRQPITREEQVWGGRNMSFPSADAKLWFERMRDKGWTVPEWPCELGGGGLNEREAKILKEEMKALGCRTPLYDLGIWMLGPAVLEYGSEDQRRQHIPKIARGEVRWCQGYSEPGAGSDLASLQTRAEDCGDHFLVNGSKIWTTNADKADWIFCLVRTDPDAKKQEGISFLLIDMDQPGITVKPIPLISGDSEFCQTFFDDVKVPKSNLIGELNKGWSVAKSLLKHERKLMAEIGGDTPGPSFSPAQAALKYVGLDAEGKLKDRGLREQLVAHEMRFRALGLTHFRSFEERMHGNTDNSIPLIMKYVGTEETKRKEEVLMAILGNRALGWDDPEFSDDELLSNRGWLFSKALSIAGGTSEVQLNIIAKRVLGLPV; from the coding sequence ATGAGCGATCTCGACGACTTCCGCGCCAGCGTCAAAGCCTGGCTGCAGGACAACTGCCCAGTATCCCAGCGCCAGCCCATTACCAGAGAAGAGCAGGTTTGGGGCGGCCGCAATATGAGTTTTCCGAGTGCCGACGCCAAATTATGGTTTGAGCGGATGCGCGACAAAGGGTGGACCGTGCCGGAATGGCCGTGCGAATTAGGCGGCGGCGGCTTAAATGAGCGCGAGGCGAAAATACTGAAGGAAGAAATGAAGGCCCTTGGCTGCCGTACACCACTGTATGATCTTGGTATATGGATGCTCGGCCCCGCCGTATTGGAATATGGCAGCGAGGATCAACGTCGCCAACATATACCCAAAATCGCCCGTGGTGAGGTGCGCTGGTGCCAAGGTTACTCCGAGCCCGGTGCCGGTTCTGATCTTGCGAGTCTGCAAACCCGCGCCGAAGACTGTGGTGACCACTTTTTAGTAAACGGCAGTAAAATTTGGACAACCAACGCCGATAAAGCTGACTGGATATTTTGCCTAGTGCGTACCGACCCGGATGCCAAAAAGCAGGAAGGTATCAGCTTTTTATTGATCGACATGGATCAGCCCGGCATCACGGTGAAGCCCATTCCATTGATTAGCGGCGATTCTGAGTTTTGCCAAACCTTTTTTGACGATGTCAAAGTCCCTAAAAGTAATCTTATCGGCGAGTTAAATAAGGGCTGGTCGGTCGCCAAGTCTCTGCTCAAACACGAGCGCAAGCTTATGGCCGAGATTGGCGGCGATACCCCAGGGCCAAGCTTTTCGCCAGCACAAGCGGCCTTAAAGTACGTTGGCTTAGATGCAGAAGGAAAGCTTAAAGATCGTGGCCTGCGCGAGCAATTGGTCGCCCATGAGATGCGCTTTCGGGCACTTGGGCTCACTCATTTCCGCAGTTTTGAAGAACGTATGCACGGCAATACCGATAACAGCATTCCCTTAATTATGAAGTATGTAGGCACAGAAGAAACCAAGCGCAAGGAAGAGGTCTTAATGGCAATTCTGGGCAATCGCGCCCTCGGCTGGGACGACCCAGAGTTTAGTGACGACGAGTTGCTAAGCAACCGAGGCTGGCTATTTTCAAAAGCCCTCTCGATTGCCGGTGGCACCTCAGAAGTGCAATTGAATATTATCGCCAAGCGCGTATTGGGACTTCCGGTATGA
- a CDS encoding SDR family NAD(P)-dependent oxidoreductase — translation MKRFTDRVILVTGAGSGIGRACALRLAAEGGKLYCTDIQQGDVASLVQEINAAGGTAIAECFDVSAPGAAEATVAACVAHYGKLDVVVNMAGILRFSNCHETSFDMWSQIIAVNLTGTFMLCKAALPELLKTQGNIVNAASTASLQGLPWGAAYGASKGGVLALTRSIAVEYAKRGVRANCVCPGDINTNMVQGLSFPEDADFDLLSRITSLSGAKGPETVAGVVAMLASEDGCHITGEHIRVDGGILA, via the coding sequence ATGAAGCGATTTACCGATAGAGTGATCTTAGTTACTGGTGCCGGCTCTGGTATCGGTCGAGCTTGTGCACTCAGGCTTGCTGCAGAAGGCGGTAAACTCTACTGCACCGATATCCAACAAGGCGATGTGGCGAGTTTAGTTCAAGAGATCAATGCCGCGGGCGGCACGGCGATAGCGGAGTGTTTTGATGTGAGTGCGCCGGGCGCCGCGGAGGCCACCGTGGCTGCTTGTGTGGCTCATTACGGTAAGCTTGATGTCGTCGTTAATATGGCAGGTATTTTGCGTTTTTCAAATTGCCATGAGACCAGCTTTGACATGTGGTCGCAGATTATTGCAGTAAATTTAACCGGCACGTTTATGCTGTGTAAGGCCGCCTTACCTGAATTGCTTAAAACCCAGGGCAATATTGTCAATGCGGCGTCTACGGCATCATTGCAGGGTTTACCATGGGGCGCAGCCTATGGCGCAAGCAAGGGCGGGGTACTCGCCCTGACTCGGAGTATTGCAGTTGAATACGCCAAACGCGGGGTGCGTGCCAATTGTGTTTGCCCAGGTGATATTAATACCAATATGGTACAGGGCTTAAGTTTTCCGGAAGACGCCGATTTTGACTTGCTTAGCCGCATCACCTCCCTGAGTGGCGCCAAAGGGCCTGAGACCGTAGCCGGTGTTGTTGCCATGCTGGCGTCCGAAGATGGCTGTCATATCACGGGAGAGCATATTCGCGTTGACGGTGGAATTTTGGCCTAG